From one Shewanella sp. GD04112 genomic stretch:
- a CDS encoding HU family DNA-binding protein encodes MNKTELIAKIAENADITKAEAARALKSFEAAITESMKNGDKISIVGFGSFETTTRAARTGRNPQTGKEIQIAEATVPKFKAGKTLRDSVN; translated from the coding sequence ATGAACAAAACTGAACTTATTGCCAAGATTGCAGAAAATGCCGATATCACTAAAGCTGAAGCAGCACGTGCATTGAAATCTTTCGAAGCAGCTATTACTGAATCAATGAAAAACGGTGACAAGATCTCTATCGTTGGATTTGGCTCTTTTGAAACCACGACTCGCGCAGCTCGTACTGGCCGTAACCCACAGACAGGTAAAGAAATCCAGATCGCTGAAGCCACTGTGCCTAAGTTTAAAGCGGGTAAAACCTTGCGTGATAGTGTGAACTAA
- a CDS encoding DUF4240 domain-containing protein: MTEVEFWDLVTRSEPAQSQESLAQALKQKLAELSDEELKAFDKLFGQQMRRSYLWSVWGAAYIITGCDSDYAFAEFRAFLISLGQARYEAVIANPDTLAQLPAWPEKDGYAYPFIEDYDLIAGQLFEDRTGKELPFMPSGKATPAGKKFSTKPKDLKQQYPELSARFPF, from the coding sequence ATGACAGAAGTAGAATTTTGGGACTTAGTGACCCGCAGTGAACCCGCGCAATCCCAGGAATCTTTAGCGCAGGCATTAAAGCAAAAGTTGGCAGAGCTGAGTGACGAGGAGTTAAAAGCCTTCGATAAATTGTTTGGCCAACAGATGCGTCGTAGCTACTTATGGTCGGTATGGGGAGCGGCTTATATCATCACTGGCTGTGATTCCGATTATGCCTTTGCTGAATTTCGCGCGTTTCTGATCTCACTTGGGCAGGCCCGTTATGAGGCGGTGATTGCCAATCCTGACACTTTGGCGCAGTTACCAGCATGGCCCGAGAAAGACGGCTACGCCTATCCTTTTATTGAAGATTACGACTTGATCGCGGGTCAACTATTTGAAGACAGAACGGGTAAGGAGTTGCCTTTTATGCCTTCGGGTAAGGCGACACCTGCGGGTAAAAAATTTAGCACTAAGCCCAAAGATTTAAAGCAGCAATATCCTGAGCTTAGTGCGCGTTTTCCGTTTTAA
- a CDS encoding TorF family putative porin — protein sequence MRKSLYSVLALSTGLLLTTNAFAAVSGNIGGTSNYLWRGVTQTNDSVAIQGGIDYSHDSGFYAGTWASNVDFGDDTSYELDLYAGYGGNITEDLSYDIGYLYYAYPDAEGSIDFGELHGAITWKWFELSYSQVINAGDDVAAEPLDNKDMSYLAATASFPLTDKLSLSLHYGYSSGDVVESWFGEDNYADYNVTLSADTSMGTVSFMVSDTDLQGDDAKVVLGYSYGFDL from the coding sequence ATGAGAAAATCACTGTACAGCGTTTTGGCATTATCGACGGGATTGTTACTAACCACCAACGCCTTTGCGGCCGTGTCCGGCAATATTGGCGGCACGTCTAACTATCTATGGCGCGGGGTCACTCAAACCAATGATTCGGTCGCTATCCAAGGAGGCATAGACTACAGCCATGACTCCGGATTCTATGCTGGCACTTGGGCATCGAATGTCGACTTTGGCGACGATACAAGCTATGAGTTGGATCTCTACGCAGGCTACGGCGGCAACATCACCGAAGACCTCAGCTACGATATTGGTTACCTCTACTACGCTTATCCCGATGCCGAAGGCAGCATCGATTTTGGTGAACTGCACGGCGCTATCACCTGGAAATGGTTTGAACTCAGTTACTCACAGGTGATCAATGCGGGTGATGATGTCGCAGCCGAGCCATTAGATAACAAGGATATGAGTTACCTTGCGGCCACAGCATCTTTCCCGCTGACGGATAAACTCAGCCTGTCTTTGCACTACGGCTACTCCAGTGGCGATGTGGTTGAATCTTGGTTTGGCGAAGATAACTACGCAGATTACAACGTTACTCTGAGTGCCGATACCAGCATGGGAACCGTGTCATTTATGGTGTCAGATACAGATCTGCAGGGTGATGATGCCAAGGTAGTTTTAGGCTATTCCTACGGCTTTGATTTATAA
- a CDS encoding GGDEF domain-containing protein: MTSLDLAKELDKIITKGAISPLFQPIFNILEHKIHGFEALSRGPEHSPLYSPIPLFKTAEHQGKLSELETLCRRISLEQFKLRQFQGRLFINISPKALLDPTHPKGMTLQLLQQLGISPSQVVIELSEQYPADDIDLLKSCLNHYRSQGFMTAIDDLGAGYSGLRLWSELSPDYVKIDRHFIHQIDSTPVKQEFVRSIVELCQSLTCKVIAEGIETQEELAVLKQLGIVYCQGYLLGRPEAQPSRAMKATLVLNNTQVQPRYSESAESLCTSAITVVPTLKLKHLSDTFSSQPALQAVVVVQDQLPLGIISRATLLELFSTPYGRALHENHAVSEVMDPQVLQIEASEPLSIVSQLLTSESANTVAQQFIILRRGKLLGIGHTKDLLQRITEHRIKMARHANPLTDLPGNVPIQEELKRLRNQQKPFYLAYFDLCQFKPYNDIYGFCRGDEVICEVANLLVKYKTDNCFIGHVGGDDFVVISTCEQLIDRCQRILTDFEANKSLFYSAEHWQAQEMLADDRQGQACYHKLISLCVGVLTPAHTYNCNEHSLSTLSAKAKKQAKSASNGFCLLEELNITQALSA, encoded by the coding sequence ATGACGAGTTTAGATCTGGCAAAAGAGCTTGATAAGATAATCACAAAGGGGGCAATCAGCCCGCTTTTTCAGCCCATATTCAATATCTTGGAACACAAGATCCACGGATTTGAAGCCCTGAGCCGCGGGCCAGAGCACAGCCCACTCTACTCACCCATTCCGCTGTTTAAAACCGCGGAGCATCAGGGCAAATTGAGCGAGCTTGAGACCTTATGCCGCCGTATTTCGCTGGAACAATTTAAACTGCGCCAGTTCCAAGGCCGTTTGTTTATCAATATTTCCCCTAAGGCCCTGCTCGATCCCACCCATCCTAAGGGCATGACGCTGCAACTGTTACAGCAGCTTGGGATCTCACCTTCACAGGTGGTGATTGAGTTATCGGAGCAATATCCCGCCGACGATATCGACTTACTGAAATCTTGCCTGAATCACTATCGCAGCCAAGGCTTTATGACCGCTATCGATGATTTAGGTGCGGGTTACTCGGGTTTACGTCTTTGGTCTGAGTTATCACCCGACTATGTGAAAATCGATCGCCACTTTATTCACCAAATCGATTCGACCCCGGTTAAACAAGAATTTGTGCGCTCGATAGTCGAACTGTGCCAGAGCCTCACCTGCAAAGTGATTGCCGAAGGGATTGAAACCCAAGAAGAACTCGCCGTACTCAAACAGCTAGGCATAGTCTATTGTCAGGGGTATTTGCTCGGACGCCCCGAGGCGCAGCCGAGTCGCGCAATGAAAGCGACCTTAGTGCTGAATAATACCCAAGTTCAGCCCAGATACAGCGAATCCGCCGAAAGCCTCTGCACCAGCGCAATTACTGTGGTACCGACACTTAAGCTTAAACACTTAAGCGATACTTTTAGCTCTCAACCCGCCTTACAGGCCGTGGTTGTGGTGCAAGATCAACTGCCGCTGGGGATTATCAGTAGAGCGACTTTGCTGGAACTTTTTAGCACGCCCTATGGTCGAGCCCTTCATGAAAACCACGCCGTAAGTGAAGTGATGGACCCGCAAGTGTTGCAGATTGAAGCCAGCGAGCCCCTGTCGATTGTGAGTCAATTACTGACCTCGGAGAGCGCCAATACTGTCGCCCAGCAATTTATCATTCTGCGCCGTGGCAAGTTGCTCGGCATTGGCCACACTAAAGATTTACTACAGCGGATCACCGAGCACAGGATCAAGATGGCAAGGCATGCCAATCCGCTAACGGATTTACCCGGTAATGTGCCTATTCAGGAAGAACTCAAACGCCTCAGAAACCAACAAAAGCCTTTCTACTTGGCCTATTTTGACCTCTGTCAGTTCAAGCCCTATAACGATATTTACGGCTTTTGCCGCGGCGATGAGGTGATCTGCGAGGTTGCCAATCTGTTAGTTAAATACAAGACGGACAACTGTTTTATCGGCCATGTCGGTGGCGATGACTTTGTGGTGATCAGCACCTGTGAGCAACTCATCGACCGCTGCCAACGGATATTGACGGATTTTGAGGCCAATAAGTCGCTCTTTTATAGTGCAGAGCACTGGCAAGCCCAAGAAATGCTCGCCGATGATAGGCAAGGACAAGCCTGTTATCACAAGCTAATCAGCCTCTGTGTCGGCGTGCTTACCCCCGCCCATACCTATAACTGTAATGAACATAGCCTATCGACCTTAAGTGCCAAGGCAAAAAAACAGGCAAAATCCGCAAGTAACGGATTTTGCCTGTTAGAAGAACTCAATATAACCCAAGCCCTAAGCGCTTAG
- a CDS encoding GGDEF domain-containing response regulator, translating into MDLLLIDDDEVDRTAIIRALRQSKLAFNVVEANCAFDGLNLALERHFDGILLDYLLPDANGLEVLIKLNSMTQDQTVVVMLSRYEDEKLAQRCIELGAQDFLLKDEVNSRILSRAIRYAKQRSSMALALRNSHQKLKELAEHDSLTKLVNRYGFELCLNRAIARAKRSNDFLAVILLDLDDFKAINDTLGHQTGDILLVKVASRLSSVLRDGDVIARLGGDEFVVLVTDNDYKYFPMIVANRLLKAFEEVFCLGENDVMIGASIGLAFYNEAASDSSELMKCADIAMYRAKKMGRNQIQFYSEALDKEVRYRNHIESSLRMALKQNEFKVYYQAQVDSQTHQMIGMEALIRWLHPQDGLIAPDQFLSIAEEIGLMEEIGDWVLIEACRQAQEWLTRLIPVGHSFTIAVNLSASQIGHIDLYEKIVHALEVTGLDAKALELEITENSLIEEPHEHAKVLDRIAQLGVRFALDDFGTGFSSLEHIKLFPISVLKIDKSFIASYDKDDKDTRLLAALLNFAYGFNVTSVAEGIETAEQAEFCTARNCNVLQGYLFSRPLEASEFEAKYITPLLTK; encoded by the coding sequence ATGGATTTACTACTGATCGATGATGATGAAGTCGATAGAACTGCGATTATTCGGGCACTGCGACAGTCCAAATTAGCCTTCAATGTGGTTGAGGCAAATTGTGCTTTCGATGGCCTTAACTTGGCTCTCGAAAGGCATTTCGACGGTATTTTGTTGGATTATCTATTACCCGATGCCAATGGTTTAGAGGTGCTGATCAAACTCAATTCGATGACTCAAGACCAAACTGTGGTGGTGATGTTGAGTCGTTATGAGGATGAGAAACTGGCGCAGCGCTGTATCGAGCTGGGCGCGCAGGATTTTCTGTTAAAAGATGAAGTCAATTCACGGATCTTAAGCCGTGCGATTCGTTACGCCAAACAACGTTCCTCCATGGCCTTGGCCCTAAGAAATAGCCATCAAAAACTCAAAGAGTTGGCTGAGCATGATTCTCTAACCAAATTAGTGAACCGCTACGGGTTTGAACTGTGTTTGAACCGCGCTATAGCAAGGGCAAAACGCAGCAATGACTTTCTCGCAGTTATCTTGCTCGATCTAGATGATTTTAAAGCAATTAACGATACTTTAGGTCATCAAACTGGCGATATCTTACTCGTCAAAGTCGCCTCGCGATTAAGCTCAGTGCTGCGAGATGGTGATGTGATCGCCCGCTTAGGTGGCGATGAGTTTGTGGTACTCGTGACCGACAATGACTACAAATATTTCCCTATGATAGTCGCCAATCGCCTGCTTAAGGCCTTTGAGGAGGTTTTCTGCCTGGGTGAAAACGATGTGATGATTGGCGCCAGTATCGGCCTGGCTTTTTATAATGAGGCCGCCTCCGATAGTTCTGAGTTGATGAAATGCGCCGATATTGCCATGTATCGCGCCAAAAAAATGGGGCGCAACCAAATTCAGTTTTATTCTGAGGCCTTAGATAAAGAAGTCCGTTACCGTAATCATATCGAATCCAGCTTACGCATGGCGCTAAAGCAGAATGAATTCAAGGTTTATTATCAGGCACAAGTAGATTCTCAAACCCATCAAATGATAGGGATGGAGGCGTTAATCCGTTGGTTGCATCCCCAAGATGGTTTGATTGCACCGGATCAATTCCTATCCATTGCAGAGGAAATTGGTCTGATGGAAGAAATCGGTGACTGGGTGCTTATCGAAGCTTGCCGTCAAGCACAGGAATGGCTCACGCGGTTAATCCCCGTTGGACATAGCTTTACCATTGCAGTGAATTTGTCGGCATCGCAAATTGGACACATTGATCTATATGAAAAAATTGTCCATGCCCTCGAGGTGACCGGATTAGATGCGAAAGCGCTAGAGCTTGAGATTACCGAAAACAGCTTAATTGAAGAACCCCATGAACATGCCAAGGTGCTCGATAGAATTGCGCAACTTGGAGTGCGATTTGCACTCGATGACTTCGGTACAGGCTTTTCATCCCTAGAACATATAAAACTCTTTCCAATCAGTGTATTAAAAATTGATAAGAGCTTTATTGCCTCCTACGATAAGGATGACAAAGATACGCGGTTACTCGCGGCATTACTCAATTTCGCCTATGGTTTTAACGTGACATCGGTTGCCGAAGGCATTGAAACGGCTGAACAAGCCGAGTTTTGCACCGCACGAAATTGCAATGTGCTCCAAGGGTATTTATTTTCGCGGCCCTTAGAAGCGAGCGAATTTGAGGCCAAGTACATTACTCCACTACTTACAAAATAA
- a CDS encoding response regulator, with product MTHLSPSELSILIVEPSETQRRIIIKRLQQEGIISIQNAASLTQARELIARHKPDLIASAMYFEDGTATEFLSYLRTNSEYKDIQFMLVSSECRREQLEIFRQSGVVAILPKPFNAEHLGKALNATIDLLSHDELDLSHFDVHDVRVLVVDDSRMARNVIKRTIGNLGIKQITEAEDGAQAIELMRNNMFDLIITDYNMPSVDGLALTQFIRNESQQSHVPILMVSSEANDAHLSNVSQAGVNALCDKPFEPKLVKQLLYQLLEE from the coding sequence ATGACTCATTTATCGCCTAGCGAACTCTCGATTCTCATTGTTGAGCCATCGGAAACCCAGCGCCGCATTATCATCAAGCGTTTACAGCAAGAAGGCATTATCAGCATCCAAAATGCCGCAAGTTTGACCCAAGCAAGGGAGTTGATTGCCCGCCACAAGCCGGATCTCATCGCCAGTGCCATGTATTTTGAAGATGGCACCGCGACCGAGTTTTTAAGCTACCTGCGCACCAACAGCGAATATAAAGACATTCAATTTATGTTGGTTTCGAGCGAATGTCGCCGCGAGCAATTAGAAATTTTCCGCCAGTCTGGCGTGGTCGCGATTCTGCCAAAACCTTTTAATGCCGAACACTTAGGTAAGGCGCTGAATGCGACCATCGATTTGCTCAGCCACGATGAACTCGACCTAAGTCACTTCGATGTGCATGACGTGCGTGTGCTCGTGGTCGATGACAGCCGCATGGCGCGCAATGTGATTAAACGTACCATTGGCAACCTTGGGATCAAGCAGATCACCGAAGCGGAAGATGGCGCTCAAGCCATTGAGTTAATGCGTAATAATATGTTTGACCTGATCATTACCGATTACAATATGCCCAGTGTTGATGGCCTAGCACTCACTCAATTTATCCGTAATGAAAGCCAGCAATCCCATGTGCCTATCCTAATGGTGTCTTCGGAAGCGAATGATGCTCACCTGAGCAATGTCTCTCAGGCGGGAGTCAATGCCCTGTGCGATAAACCCTTCGAACCCAAATTGGTGAAGCAGCTCTTATATCAACTGCTCGAAGAATAA
- the rimK gene encoding 30S ribosomal protein S6--L-glutamate ligase, which yields MKIGILSQFPELYSTRRLVAACESRGHEAVVINTLNCYMNINSIKPSIHYQGQELTGFDAIIPRIHASVTFYGCAVVRQFEMMGVFAANDSISIARSRDKLRALQLLSRKGIGMPITGFANKPNDIPDLINMVGGAPLVIKLLEGTQGIGVVLAETKTAAESVIEAFLGLKANIMVQEYIKESNGSDIRCFVVGDKVVASMKRQGPEGDFRSNLHLGGCGEKVKITPAERKMAVAAVKAMGLVVAGVDILRSNRGPLILEVNSAPGIEGIEQTTGISVTEPIVEYIEKMVSARKSNRAVIA from the coding sequence ATGAAAATAGGTATCTTATCCCAGTTCCCTGAGTTGTATTCCACCCGACGCCTAGTGGCGGCCTGCGAGAGCCGTGGTCATGAGGCTGTGGTTATTAATACCTTGAATTGCTACATGAATATCAACTCCATCAAGCCGAGCATTCATTACCAAGGCCAAGAATTAACGGGGTTCGATGCCATTATCCCGCGCATTCACGCCAGCGTGACCTTTTATGGCTGCGCGGTAGTGCGCCAGTTCGAAATGATGGGGGTATTTGCCGCCAATGACTCTATTTCAATCGCGCGTTCACGGGACAAGTTACGCGCGCTGCAATTACTTTCTCGCAAAGGCATTGGCATGCCTATTACTGGATTTGCCAATAAACCTAATGATATTCCCGATTTGATTAACATGGTGGGCGGCGCGCCCTTAGTGATTAAGTTGCTGGAAGGCACACAAGGGATTGGCGTGGTATTGGCCGAAACTAAAACCGCTGCCGAGAGCGTGATCGAAGCCTTTTTAGGGCTGAAAGCCAATATTATGGTGCAGGAATATATTAAGGAGTCCAACGGCAGCGATATTCGCTGTTTTGTGGTCGGCGATAAAGTGGTGGCTTCGATGAAGCGCCAAGGACCCGAAGGAGATTTTCGCTCTAACCTGCACTTAGGTGGCTGCGGTGAAAAAGTGAAAATCACCCCTGCGGAGCGCAAGATGGCGGTCGCCGCAGTGAAAGCCATGGGCTTAGTGGTGGCGGGCGTCGATATTTTACGCTCGAATCGCGGTCCGTTGATCCTTGAGGTGAACTCGGCGCCCGGTATTGAAGGGATTGAACAGACCACGGGGATCTCGGTCACTGAACCCATCGTAGAGTACATTGAGAAGATGGTATCGGCGCGTAAATCGAATCGCGCCGTGATTGCCTAA
- a CDS encoding response regulator, translating into MSSTNNYKQVTILLVDDDDVDYMAVQRAMKQLRLLNPLVRARDGLEALSILTRSETIKGSYLILLDLNMPRMNGFEFLEHIRSDPTLSSSVVFMLTTSSTDEDRMKAYSHHVAGYMVKTDIKDGFNNIFNMLEGYWRIVELPTV; encoded by the coding sequence ATGAGCAGCACCAATAACTATAAACAAGTGACGATTTTATTGGTCGACGACGATGATGTGGATTATATGGCGGTGCAGCGGGCGATGAAGCAACTGAGATTGCTCAACCCCTTAGTACGTGCACGAGATGGCCTAGAAGCATTAAGTATTTTGACCCGCAGTGAAACGATAAAAGGTTCCTACCTTATTTTGCTCGATCTTAATATGCCCAGAATGAATGGGTTTGAATTCCTTGAACATATTCGCTCCGACCCAACCCTGTCTTCCTCCGTGGTATTTATGCTCACGACTTCGAGTACCGATGAAGATCGGATGAAGGCTTATAGTCACCATGTCGCAGGCTATATGGTGAAAACGGATATTAAGGATGGTTTCAACAACATTTTCAATATGTTGGAAGGTTATTGGCGCATAGTGGAGCTTCCAACCGTATAG
- a CDS encoding DUF3016 domain-containing protein encodes MKVQFLLLASVLSCSAVWAADEAKTDPVTEDGVVKIVWQNPKDFRDIKSSGEIQSRYEKRLFDTLTTNINKEAAKVLKPNQKLEMTVTDVDLAGDMRPTFGATADDLRVIKEIYPPRMTFSYQVLENDKVIIAGDEKLSDMGFMTGIQPITDKPFMYETEMLRDWLKKTIAPKL; translated from the coding sequence ATGAAAGTTCAGTTCTTATTACTCGCCAGCGTGTTGAGTTGCAGTGCTGTATGGGCCGCAGACGAGGCGAAAACCGACCCAGTGACAGAAGATGGGGTGGTTAAGATTGTTTGGCAAAACCCAAAGGATTTCCGTGATATTAAATCATCGGGTGAAATTCAGTCCCGTTATGAAAAGCGTTTATTCGATACCTTAACCACCAATATCAATAAAGAAGCGGCAAAGGTTTTAAAACCGAATCAAAAGTTAGAGATGACGGTGACCGATGTCGACTTAGCCGGTGATATGCGCCCAACCTTTGGTGCTACAGCCGATGATTTACGGGTGATCAAAGAGATTTATCCACCACGCATGACCTTTAGTTATCAAGTGCTTGAGAATGACAAAGTGATCATCGCCGGGGACGAAAAGCTTTCAGACATGGGCTTTATGACGGGCATTCAACCTATCACTGACAAGCCATTTATGTATGAGACTGAAATGCTGCGCGATTGGTTAAAGAAAACCATCGCACCTAAACTCTAG